The following are encoded in a window of Providencia rettgeri genomic DNA:
- the pgpA gene encoding phosphatidylglycerophosphatase A: MATSQEKAEAKKRLNMRNPWHLLATGFGSGLSPIIPGTMGSLAAIPFWLLMARMPVWSLWVVIIVGFWIGCMICQRTSDDMKIHDHGSIVWDEFIGMWITLMAIPVVDFEWVVTAFFIFRIYDMWKPWPIRIFDRKVGGGFGIMIDDIIAAIFAYITIWLCVFFNLLPFL; this comes from the coding sequence ATGGCGACTAGCCAAGAAAAAGCAGAAGCCAAAAAACGGTTAAATATGCGCAATCCGTGGCACCTACTGGCTACAGGGTTCGGCAGTGGATTATCACCTATTATTCCTGGCACGATGGGTTCATTAGCCGCTATTCCATTTTGGTTACTGATGGCAAGAATGCCGGTTTGGAGCCTATGGGTGGTTATTATCGTGGGCTTTTGGATTGGCTGTATGATTTGCCAGCGTACTTCCGACGATATGAAGATTCATGATCATGGCAGTATTGTATGGGATGAGTTTATCGGTATGTGGATCACGTTAATGGCGATCCCTGTCGTGGATTTTGAGTGGGTGGTTACTGCCTTCTTTATCTTCCGTATTTATGACATGTGGAAGCCTTGGCCGATCCGTATTTTTGACCGTAAAGTCGGTGGCGGGTTTGGCATTATGATCGATGATATCATTGCCGCGATTTTTGCTTATATCACTATTTGGCTTTGTGTTTTCTTTAATTTACTTCCATTTTTATAA
- the ribE gene encoding 6,7-dimethyl-8-ribityllumazine synthase, whose product MNVIKGVVAAPKARVAIAIARFNNFINDSLLEGAVDALERIGQVSNDNITIVWVPGAYELPLTVKALVETKKYDAVIALGTVIRGGTAHFEYVAGECSSGLSHVAMNSEVPVTFGVLTTENIEQAIERAGTKAGNKGAEAALTALEMINVIKAIKGK is encoded by the coding sequence ATGAACGTAATTAAAGGTGTTGTTGCTGCGCCAAAAGCGCGTGTTGCTATCGCGATTGCTCGTTTTAACAACTTTATTAATGATAGTCTGCTGGAAGGGGCTGTTGATGCGTTAGAGCGCATTGGTCAGGTTTCAAACGACAATATTACTATCGTTTGGGTGCCTGGCGCCTATGAACTACCATTAACCGTGAAAGCACTGGTTGAAACCAAAAAATACGATGCTGTTATTGCATTAGGTACTGTTATCCGTGGTGGTACTGCTCACTTTGAATACGTTGCAGGTGAGTGTAGCTCAGGTCTGTCCCATGTTGCAATGAACAGTGAAGTGCCTGTCACTTTTGGTGTATTAACCACTGAAAATATCGAACAAGCTATTGAACGTGCTGGTACTAAAGCGGGTAACAAAGGTGCTGAAGCTGCATTGACTGCACTTGAAATGATTAATGTGATTAAAGCCATCAAAGGCAAATAA
- the nrdR gene encoding transcriptional regulator NrdR has protein sequence MHCPFCSAVDTKVIDSRLVGEGSQVRRRRQCLVCHERFTTFEVAELVMPRVIKSDGVREPFDEEKLNRGMQKALEKRPVSSDDIEQAIISIKSQLRATGEREVPSKLIGSLVMDELKKLDKVAYIRFASVYRSFEDVREFGEEIAKLQD, from the coding sequence ATGCATTGCCCATTTTGCTCAGCTGTAGATACGAAAGTCATCGACTCGCGTCTGGTTGGTGAAGGTTCTCAAGTCCGTAGACGCCGTCAATGTTTGGTTTGTCATGAACGTTTTACTACGTTTGAAGTGGCAGAGCTTGTCATGCCTCGAGTTATTAAAAGTGATGGGGTGCGTGAGCCGTTTGACGAAGAAAAACTTAATCGTGGTATGCAAAAAGCGCTAGAAAAACGCCCCGTTAGCTCTGATGATATCGAGCAAGCCATTATTTCTATTAAATCCCAGCTTCGAGCCACAGGGGAACGTGAAGTTCCATCAAAGTTAATCGGTAGCTTGGTGATGGACGAGCTGAAAAAGCTCGATAAAGTGGCGTATATCCGTTTTGCTTCGGTTTACCGTAGTTTTGAAGATGTGCGTGAATTTGGCGAAGAAATCGCAAAATTACAGGACTAG
- the thiL gene encoding thiamine-phosphate kinase produces MSYGEFDLIARYFNRQTTNRRDVNIGIGDDCALMTIPEKQQLAVSTDTLVSGIHFLPTISPADLAYKSLASNLSDLAAMGADPAWVSLAITLPCVDCEWLQSFSDSLFEQLNYYGMQLIGGDTTRGPMSLTYTVHGLVPIGKAMSRAGARNGDWIYVTGTLGDSAAGLAILQDKLHVSNAEDKAWLVARHLRPQPRILQGQALRNLASSAIDISDGLVSDLAHILKASGCGARINLDSLPQSEALKHSCSVEQGRLWSLSGGEDYELCFTVPEINRGALEMALAHTGSGFTCIGQIKPQSEGIRYFCNNQEVDINLKGFDHFVSEGVYGD; encoded by the coding sequence ATGTCATATGGCGAATTTGACCTCATCGCACGTTACTTTAACCGTCAAACCACTAACCGACGTGACGTAAATATCGGTATTGGAGATGACTGTGCGTTGATGACCATCCCGGAAAAACAGCAATTAGCTGTGAGTACTGACACCCTCGTTTCCGGCATTCATTTCCTACCTACGATTTCTCCCGCTGACCTTGCGTATAAATCATTAGCCTCCAATTTAAGTGATCTTGCTGCAATGGGCGCTGATCCTGCATGGGTTTCTTTAGCTATTACACTTCCTTGCGTTGATTGTGAGTGGCTACAGTCATTTAGTGATAGCTTGTTCGAACAACTCAATTACTACGGGATGCAATTGATTGGTGGTGATACCACTCGTGGACCTATGAGCTTAACCTATACCGTGCACGGCTTAGTGCCAATTGGCAAAGCGATGTCTCGTGCGGGGGCGCGTAATGGCGATTGGATTTATGTGACAGGAACCTTGGGGGATAGTGCTGCCGGGCTTGCGATTTTACAAGATAAACTGCATGTTTCGAATGCAGAAGATAAAGCGTGGTTAGTCGCGCGCCATTTACGTCCTCAGCCACGCATTTTACAAGGTCAAGCGCTACGTAATTTAGCGTCCTCAGCGATTGATATTTCTGATGGCTTGGTTTCTGACTTGGCACATATCTTGAAAGCCAGTGGTTGCGGTGCGCGGATCAATTTAGATTCATTGCCACAATCGGAAGCGTTAAAACACAGTTGTAGTGTAGAGCAAGGGCGCTTATGGTCGCTTAGTGGCGGCGAAGATTATGAGCTGTGTTTTACGGTGCCTGAAATTAACCGTGGTGCACTAGAAATGGCATTAGCGCATACGGGTTCGGGTTTCACCTGTATTGGGCAGATCAAACCTCAATCAGAAGGGATCCGCTACTTTTGCAATAACCAAGAGGTTGATATAAACCTTAAGGGTTTCGATCACTTTGTTTCGGAAGGTGTCTATGGCGACTAG
- the ribD gene encoding bifunctional diaminohydroxyphosphoribosylaminopyrimidine deaminase/5-amino-6-(5-phosphoribosylamino)uracil reductase RibD, which produces MEQDNIYMARAFELARLGRFTTSPNPNVGCVIVRDGEIVGEGYHYKAGEPHAEVHALRMAGDKAKGATVYVTLEPCSHHGRTPPCAEALINAGVSRVVAAMQDPNPQVAGRGLYMLSQAGIETCSHVLLDEAEAANRGFLKRMRTGFPYIQLKLASSLDGKTALESGESKWITSAAARKDVQEFRAQASAILSTSRTVIADDPSLTVRWNELPADIQQIYPESQVRQPIRIILDNHNLVTADHKVTQLDGECWLVRAHPDVDASWQGQVEQIAVPADDNGTDLVILMMQLAKRNVNSIWVEAGAKLAGSLLKLGIVDELIVYIAPKLLGNNARGLVDFPALNALVDAPKFEFTDVTKVGDDLRVRLRPVW; this is translated from the coding sequence ATTGAACAAGATAACATTTACATGGCGCGTGCCTTTGAATTGGCGCGTCTTGGGCGTTTTACTACCTCCCCGAATCCAAATGTCGGTTGTGTGATTGTGCGTGATGGTGAAATTGTTGGTGAGGGGTACCATTACAAAGCCGGTGAGCCTCATGCAGAAGTGCATGCACTGCGAATGGCAGGGGATAAAGCCAAAGGCGCTACGGTGTACGTCACTCTTGAGCCTTGTAGCCACCATGGGCGTACACCGCCTTGTGCAGAAGCACTAATTAATGCTGGTGTGAGCCGCGTTGTTGCTGCAATGCAAGACCCCAATCCGCAAGTTGCAGGTCGTGGTCTGTATATGTTGTCTCAAGCGGGTATTGAAACTTGCAGTCATGTTTTATTAGATGAAGCTGAAGCGGCAAACCGTGGTTTCTTAAAACGCATGCGTACTGGTTTCCCTTATATTCAATTAAAACTCGCATCCTCATTAGATGGCAAGACAGCACTAGAGTCAGGGGAAAGTAAGTGGATCACTAGCGCCGCTGCGCGTAAAGATGTCCAAGAATTTCGCGCACAAGCTAGCGCTATTTTAAGTACCAGCCGCACGGTTATTGCAGATGATCCATCACTGACCGTGCGTTGGAACGAGCTTCCAGCAGATATTCAGCAAATTTATCCAGAAAGCCAAGTGCGCCAACCAATTCGCATTATACTCGATAACCACAATCTTGTGACGGCTGACCATAAAGTGACTCAACTTGATGGCGAGTGCTGGTTAGTCCGCGCTCATCCAGATGTTGATGCATCATGGCAAGGGCAGGTTGAGCAAATTGCCGTTCCAGCAGATGACAACGGCACTGACCTTGTTATTTTGATGATGCAACTGGCAAAACGTAACGTAAACAGCATTTGGGTAGAGGCGGGAGCAAAGCTTGCAGGCTCATTACTCAAACTCGGGATTGTTGATGAACTGATTGTGTATATTGCCCCTAAATTACTTGGTAACAATGCACGCGGCTTGGTTGATTTTCCAGCATTAAATGCCTTGGTTGATGCGCCAAAATTTGAATTTACAGATGTGACAAAAGTCGGTGATGACCTGCGTGTCAGGTTACGTCCTGTCTGGTAG
- the nusB gene encoding transcription antitermination factor NusB — translation MKPAARRRARECAVQAIYSWQLSGNPIAEVEYEFIAEQDMSDVDVNYFRELLSGVATNATKLDQLMAPYLSRQLEELGQVEKAILRVSMFELSFREDVPYKVAINEGIELAKVFGAEDSHKFVNGVLDKAAPAVRRKK, via the coding sequence GTGAAACCTGCTGCTCGTCGCCGCGCTCGTGAGTGTGCTGTACAGGCCATTTATTCATGGCAATTATCTGGCAATCCAATTGCTGAAGTCGAATATGAGTTTATTGCTGAACAGGACATGTCAGACGTTGACGTAAACTATTTTCGTGAACTGTTATCCGGTGTTGCGACTAATGCAACTAAGCTTGATCAACTGATGGCGCCTTATCTATCTCGCCAACTCGAAGAGCTGGGGCAGGTGGAAAAAGCGATTTTACGTGTCTCCATGTTTGAATTAAGTTTCCGCGAAGATGTACCTTATAAAGTGGCAATCAATGAAGGCATTGAATTAGCGAAAGTTTTTGGCGCAGAAGATAGCCATAAGTTCGTTAATGGCGTATTAGATAAAGCGGCACCTGCGGTTCGCCGTAAAAAATAA